Proteins encoded by one window of Gouania willdenowi chromosome 4, fGouWil2.1, whole genome shotgun sequence:
- the ccdc181 gene encoding coiled-coil domain-containing protein 181, whose protein sequence is MSEVVPTKSQEEYEDDFEKDLDWLISEESQNEEQGPDDVDLEAEIDRELEDEKQGVKSKDKGSKQVKKGKKPEQKDEDEDRWPPPMDPLDYDSESDSLSTSPSIVPPPPDMNDQTDEEKKYIQEKIQQANRELQDQEAPDMTRRRRLQFKETLVDLVVPPLHFDKNTSVEAQAGEDVNQPEDNQVDVEVSGKLSELKLSPREDREDCGGSSRAKQSSGGAQGLREGRVLVEKDGKFDLVSLKEVESQGLLPPITNGSGSSPQVYKKTANSTNIHRFMSSACLHSGSSSIHQSVDHLRAPRPPSQPRNRPSSAGYFQRRSQINDSRRRVKSATGTCLATYTLSPEQKEMLQKVRERKEKLAREAEQRKLEEEQVKRQENEVAFKAWLMRKRLQLQEERRIHRAQDLERENSKKESSDPEEAFKMWLQRKQEQQQREKQLEELKRLEEDGGYLLHSREECERAFKLWLKRKRLEKRVEQQVAREQSRRLVLEERRARRMRDLLCTANENKPFRFTEQLAYSF, encoded by the exons ATGAGTGAAGTGGTTCCCACAAAGTCTCAGGAGGAGTATGAGGATGACTTTGAGAAGGATCTGGATTGGCTGATCAGTGAGGAAAGTCAAAATGAGGAGCAG GGTCCCGATGATGTGGATTTAGAGGCAGAAATTGACAGAGAACTGGAGGATGAAAAACAAGGAGTGAAATCGAAAGATAAAGGCAGCAAACAAGTAAAGAAAGGTAAAAAACCAGAGCagaaagatgaagatgaagacaGGTGGCCTCCCCCAATGGACCCATTGGACTATGACTCAGAAAGCGACAGCCTGAGCACGTCGCCTTCTATTGTTCCACCTCCTCCTGATATGAACGACCAGACCGATGAGGAAAAGAAATACATTCAGGAGAAAATTCAGCAGGCCAATCGGGAGCTGCAGGACCAGGAGGCACCTGATATGACAAGACGAAGAAGGTTGCAGTTTAAAGAGACTTTAGTGGACCTGGTTGTCCCTCCGCTGCACTTTGATAAAAACACCAGTGTTGAGGCCCAAGCAGGTGAAGATGTGAATCAACCTGAGGATAATCAGGTAGATGTTGAAGTCTCAGGAAAGCTCTCAGAGCTCAAACTTTCACCTCGTGAAGATAGGGAAGACTGTGGAGGATCCAGCAGAGCTAAGCAGAGCAGTGGAGGAGCACAGGGCCTAAGGGAGGGCAGGGTTCTAGTAGAAAAGGATGGGAAGTTTGACCTAGTTAGCCTGAAAGAAGTAGAGAGTCAAGGACTTCTCCCTCCAATCACCAACGGCTCAGGCTCCTCCCCCCAGGTCTACAAAAAGACTGCCAACTCAACTAATATCCACAGGTTCATGTCCTCTGCTTGCCTTCATTCTGGCTCTTCTTCCATCCACCAAAGTGTTGACCACCTTCGAGCCCCCCGACCTCCATCACAGCCCAGGAACCGGCCCAGCTCCGCCGGCTACTTCCAAAGACGTAGCCAGATAAATGACAGCAGGCGACGGGTGAAGTCTGCCACCGGCACCTGCCTGGCCACCTACACCCTCTCCCCGGAGCAGAAAGAGATGTTGCAAAAGGTGCGAGAACGGAAGGAGAAGCTGGCCAGAGAG GCAGAGCAGAGGAAACTTGAAGAGGAGCAGGTGAAGAGGCAGGAAAACGAGGTGGCGTTCAAAGCCTGGTTGATGAGGAAGAGACTACAGCTTCAGGAGGAGCGAAGGATCCACCGAGCTCAGGATCTAGAGAGAGAGAATTCCAAG AAAGAAAGCAGTGACCCAGAGgaagcctttaaaatgtggcTTCAGAGGAaacaggagcagcagcagagagaGAAGCAGCTGGAGGAGCTGAAGAGGCTGGAGGAGGACGGCGGGTACCTCCTGCACAGCAGAGAGGAGTGTGAGCGCGCCTTCAAACT GTGGTTGAAGCGAAAGCGTTTGGAGAAGCGAGTAGAGCAGCAGGTAGCACGAGAGCAGTCACGCAGGCTGGTGCTGGAGGAACGGCGTGCACGACGCATGAGGGACCTGCTCTGTACGGCCAATGAAAACAAGCCATTCAGGTTCACTGAGCAACTCGCCTATAGTTTCTGA